One Nitrospirota bacterium genomic region harbors:
- a CDS encoding NTP transferase domain-containing protein — MKAVILAGGLGTRLSEETSVRPKPMVEIGGKPIIWHIM, encoded by the coding sequence ATGAAAGCAGTTATTCTCGCAGGCGGACTTGGAACAAGATTATCGGAAGAAACAAGTGTGAGGCCAAAACCGATGGTAGAGATTGGAGGAAAGCCGATAATCTGGCATATCATG